A DNA window from Hoplias malabaricus isolate fHopMal1 chromosome 5, fHopMal1.hap1, whole genome shotgun sequence contains the following coding sequences:
- the LOC136696575 gene encoding NCK-interacting protein with SH3 domain-like gives MYRSLYSFKSPERNSLSFSAGESFLILERSNQHWWLGSHCSSGETGYIPASYIEKIQAPEQDEVLQSIDRAIEGIHNMAMKNGGKYNLEQREVLQKLIHHRKETLSRRSPTPSNHKQGIPSSSSELSLSHAPQPPNGLSRAFSCQGSEPIADSIENVPGLYQIPPQPRRAAPITPPPPEKRRETRRPDPDIPLRVTPSGPTQLPDQPAAVTPLLPLSSASSHSGSSHSVSSDVSLASAGSTPPPVPSRAKAPPPPPPDISLSTSPSPSLSSHSASSKKGPAPQPHSQPTTAEPVIPQPASVDQSEAEWPSAPPPVSISPTDSPSHSLASIPMTTGAELIELVRKNTGLSYEMSRVAVGVVIGHLQTSIPSASADLEQVLLSLVESKDLSAALPLGQVCHDEQRLDVIFGDLARHRDDAQQRSWALYEDHALIACYLEELLQILTDADPEVCKRMCRANNSEPVLSLVSYYQMEHRVSLRLLLLKVFGAMCGLDAALISTLLNSILPMELARDLQTDTQEHQKMCYTALVLAMIFSMGEQVPYCHYDHLNSSFVLFLLDVIEDGLPSDPTEQLPDLFINILLAFNLHLTVPDSNIVMQTLIKRHNVKNLSEKILLLLNRGVDPVCIFKHEPPAPHSVLKFLQDVFASHESADIFYHTDMMVMIDIAVRQISDLSPGDKLRMEYLSLMHAIMRSTDYIQHQHRLPDLQASLQRILGEEDDPGEDESLATARQMDKLIVQQIYKEFPLISRN, from the exons ATGTACCGCTCTCTGTACTCATTTAAGTCCCCAGAGCGTAACTCTCTGAGTTTCTCGGCTGGGGAGAGCTTCCTGATCCTGGAGCGCAGTAATCAGCACTGGTGGCTCGGCTCCCACTGCAGCTCTGGAGAGACTGGCTACATCCCTGCGTCCTACATAGAGAAAATAcag gctcCAGAGCAGGATGAAGTGTTGCAGTCCATAGATAGGGCGATCGAGGGGATCCATAACATGGCAATGAAAAACGGAGGAAAATACAACCTGGAGCAGAGAGAAGTGCTTCA GAAACTGATCCATCACAGGAAGGAAACTTTGTCCCGCAGGAGTCCTACTCCATCCAATCACAAACAGGGCATTCCCTCCTCCAGCAGCGAGCTCTCGCTAAGCCACGCCCCCCAGCCACCCAATGGCCTCAGCAGGGCATTTAGTTGCCAGGGCAGCGAGCCTATTGCAGATAGCATTGAGAATGTACCAGGTCTCTATCAG ATTCCCCCTCAGCCTCGCAGAGCTGCTCCTATAACTCCCCCACCTCCAGAGAAACGCAGAGAAACCCGCCgcccag atcccGATATACCACTCAGAGTGACTCCCTCAGGCCCCACCCAACTTCCTGATCAACCTGCTGCTGTAACACCCTTGCTCCCTCTAAGCTCAGCCTCCTCCCACTCTGGTTCCTCCCATTCTGTGTCCTCTGATGTCAGTCTTGCCAGTGCTGGAAGCACTCCGCCCCCTGTGCCAAGTCGAGCTAAAGccccaccccctcctccacCCGACATCTCGCTCTCCACATCCCCTTCTCCTTCCCTCAGTTCTCACTCAGCTTCCTCTAAAAAAGGCCCTGCCCCTCAACCCCACTCTCAGCCAACCACAGCGGAGCCAGTCATACCACAGCCTGCATCCGTGGACCAGTCAGAAGCAGAGTGGCCCTCTGCCCCACCCCCAGTTTCTATCAGCCCCACCGATAGCCCTTCCCACAGCTTAGCATCCATTCCCATGACGACAGGAGCGGAGCTAATTGAGCTGGTGCGGAAGAACACGGGCCTTAGTTATGAGATGTCGCGGGTGGCCGTGGGCGTGGTCATTGGACATTTACAGACCAGCATCCCCAGCGCATCAGCTGACCTGGAGCAAGTCCTGCTCTCATTGGTCGAGAGCAAG GACCTGAGTGCTGCGTTACCGCTGGGGCAAGTGTGTCACGATGAACAGAGATTGGATGTGATTTTTGGAGATTTGGCTCGTCATCGTGATGACGCTCAGCAGCGAAGCTGGGCTCTGTATGAAGATCATGCTCTCATCGCTTGCTACCTGGAGGAACTGCTGCAGATACTG acgGATGCTGATCCAGAAGTGTGTAAGAGGATGTGCAGAGCCAATAACTCTGAGCCTGTTTTGTCTTTGGTCTCTTATTATCAAATG GAGCACAGGGTTTCTCTGCGTCTGCTGCTACTGAAAGTGTTTGGAGCCATGTGTGGACTGGACGCTGCCCTCATCTCCACCCTCCTCAACTCCATCCTGCCCATGGAACTGGCCCGAGACCTGCAGACTGACACTCAAG AGCATCAGAAGATGTGTTACACAGCGCTGGTCCTAGCCATGATATTCTCCATGGGGGAGCAGGTGCCCTACTGCCATTACG atcatTTGAACTCTAGTTTTGTCCTGTTTCTGTTGGATGTTATTGAAGATGGTCTTCCCTCAGACCCCACAGAGCAGCTGCCTGACCTCTTCATCAATATACTGCTGGCTTTCAACCTTCACCTAACAG TTCCTGACAGTAACATAGTGATGCAGACGCTGATTAAGAGACACAACGTTAAGAATCTGTCTGAGAAGATCCTACTGCTGCTCAACAGAGGAG TGGACCCTGTGTGCATCTTTAAACATGAGCCCCCAGCTCCGCACTCGGTGCTAAAGTTTCTGCAGGACGTTTTTGCCAGCCATGAGTCTGCAGACATCTTCTACCACACTGATATGATGGTGATGATCGACATCGCTGTGAGACAGATTTCAGACCTGTCTCCAGGAGATAAG cttcgGATGGAGTATCTCTCTCTGATGCATGCCATCATGCGCTCCACTGACTACATCCAACACCAGCACCGCCTCCCCGATCTGCAGGCTTCGCTGCAAAGAATTCTGGGAGAGGAGGATGACCCCGGAGAGGATGAGAGCTTGGCAACAGCTCGGCAGATGGACAAACTCATCGTCCAGCAGATCTACAAAGAGTTTCCTCTGATCAGCAGGAACTAA